Proteins encoded in a region of the Vicia villosa cultivar HV-30 ecotype Madison, WI linkage group LG5, Vvil1.0, whole genome shotgun sequence genome:
- the LOC131602867 gene encoding ABC transporter G family member 5-like, translated as MKVQGCEVEAIGINYKIHTNKTEHPFKIFSKSPQLDNTNGQETEDEEEGTRGEKSCSGVRRVLKNVSFHAKPWEILAIVGPSGAGKSSLLEILAGKHTPQKGSVLLNQKPVEKSQFRKLSGYVTQKDTLFPLLTVEETMMFSARLRLKLPQQQLCSRVKLLIQELGLDHVAGTRIGDDRVRGISGGERRRVSIGVEIVHDPKVLILDEPTSGLDSTSALQIIDMLKVMAETRGRTIILSIHQPGFRIVKLFNSLLLLANGSVLHHGSADLLSLNLRLMGLELPLHVNVVEFAIDSIDIIQQQQQCQVETETPRLLQGTMQQKKGADNEQQPGESKIGKFTLQQLFQQSKVIDEDTINNKGTGVDFTYDFANSRLRETMILTHRFSKNIFRTRELFACRTIQMLISGLVLGSIFCNLKDDLKGTEEKVGLFAFILTFLLSSSIEALPIFLQEREILMKETSCGSYRVSSYAIANGLVYLPFLLILAILFTVPLYWLVGLNTNFTAFLHFLLLIWLILYTANSVVVCFSALVPNFIVGNSVINGVIGSFFLFSGYFISNHEIPNYWIFMHYISLFKYPFEGFLINEFSNSKKCLEYMFGTCVMKGEDVLKEEGYGGEGSRWKNVGVTVGFIMVYRFISYVILRYKCSERRV; from the coding sequence ATGAAGGTGCAAGGTTGTGAGGTTGAAGCCATTGGCATAAACTACAAGATCCACACAAACAAAACAGAACATCCTTTTAAAATCTTCAGCAAATCACCACAGCTAGATAATACTAATGGCCAAGAAACAGAAGATGAGGAAGAAGGAACAAGAGGTGAAAAAAGTTGCAGTGGAGTGAGGCGTGTACTCAAGAATGTGAGTTTTCATGCAAAACCATGGGAGATTCTGGCAATTGTTGGACCAAGTGGAGCTGGGAAGTCATCACTACTTGAGATCTTAGCAGGTAAACACACTCCACAAAAAGGGTCAGTGTTGTTGAACCAGAAACCTGTTGAAAAATCTCAGTTCAGAAAGCTATCAGGTTATGTTACTCAAAAGGATACCTTGTTTCCCTTACTTACGGTTGAAGAAACCATGATGTTCAGTGCAAGGCTAAGGCTGAAACTTCCTCAACAACAATTATGTTCAAGGGTCAAGTTACTGATTCAAGAGCTTGGACTTGATCATGTTGCTGGGACTAGAATTGGCGACGATCGAGTTCGAGGTATATCAGGCGGGGAAAGGCGCAGAGTTTCTATTGGTGTAGAAATCGTGCATGATCCAAAagttttgattcttgatgaaccaACTTCTGGGCTTGATAGTACTTCAGCTTTGCAAATTATTGATATGCTTAAGGTTATGGCTGAAACTAGGGGAAGAACTATAATACTAAGTATTCACCAACCTGGTTTCAGAATTGTGAAGCTGTTCAATTCATTGTTGTTGTTGGCTAATGGTTCTGTGCTACATCATGGAAGTGCTGATTTACTGAGTTTGAATTTGAGATTAATGGGTCTAGAGCTTCCTCTTCATGTTAATGTAGTTGAATTTGCTATTGATTCCATTGATATAATTCAGCAGCAACAACAATGTCAGGTGGAAACCGAAACACCGAGGCTATTGCAAGGGACAATGCAACAGAAGAAAGGTGCTGATAATGAACAACAACCAGGTGAGAGTAAAATTGGTAAGTTCACTTTGCAGCAGCTATTTCAACAATCTAAAGTAATTGATGAAGATACCATCAATAATAAAGGAACTGGAGTGGATTTCACTTATGATTTTGCGAATTCTAGATTGAGAGAAACTATGATTCTAACTCATAGATTCTCCAAAAACATATTTCGTACAAGAGAGCTATTTGCATGTAGGACGATTCAGATGCTAATTTCAGGACTAGTTTTAGGATCAATCTTTTGTAACCTCAAAGATGATCTAAAAGGAACAGAAGAAAAGGTTGGTCTATTTGCTTTCATATTAACCTTTCTGTTATCAAGCAGCATAGAAGCTCTACCAATTTTTCTACAAGAAAGGGAAATTCTCATGAAAGAAACATCTTGCGGAAGCTACCGCGTGTCGTCTTATGCTATTGCAAATGGACTAGTTTACTTGCCATTTCTTCTAATCCTAGCCATTTTGTTCACAGTTCCTTTATACTGGCTTGTTGGTCTCAACACAAACTTCACTGCTTTTCTGCACTTTCTGTTACTGATATGGCTTATTCTTTATACAGCTAATTCAGTTGTGGTGTGTTTCAGTGCTCTTGTGCCTAATTTCATTGTTGGAAATTCAGTGATTAATGGTGTTATAGGTTCTTTCTTTTTGTTCTCTGGTTACTTCATATCAAACCATGAGATTCCTAATTACTGGATTTTCATGCATTATATATCACTTTTTAAGTATCCCTTTGAAGGGTTTCTGATCAATGAGTTCTCCAATTCAAAAAAGTGTTTGGAGTACATGTTTGGTACATGTGTGATGAAGGGAGAGGATGTGCTTAAAGAAGAAGGGTATGGAGGGGAAGGTAGCAGATGGAAGAATGTTGGTGTCACTGTTGGCTTCATCATGGTTTACAGATTCATTTCTTATGTTATTCTGAGATACAAATGCTCAGAGAGAAGGGTCTAG
- the LOC131602868 gene encoding uncharacterized protein LOC131602868, with the protein MPFQHFEPIFAEPKLELKPHTSSPLRPFLFHAYAPDSSHLVIHVTDFHSHTWEAHLSVSLLEDIRDIIGIGGSWSEFIDYFVTSLKSEDLKLVLEADSNSDGVSSAKLIAQKSKGMPLITIPLTKLVDSSASEAVSNLSLGLFKAFKSIKCSLVDVQERSVQLTNMMAAEKERNETTQLDRRQKFQKISDSEKAGVYNNGAQNSPGKQTARDTGAAKVKNRAMPAYRRAKVRGAVLRDSDPES; encoded by the exons ATGCCGTTTCAACACTTTGAACCAATCTTTGCCGAACCCAAACTGGAGTTGAAACCTCACACTTCTTCCCCTTTGCGTCCTTTTTTGTTCCATGCTTATGCTCCTGATTCTTCCCACTTAGTAATTCATGTCACTGATTTCCACTCTCATACTTGGGAAGCTCATCTTTCTGTTTCATTGCTTGAGGACATT AGGGATATTATTGGAATCGGGGGCTCTTGGTCAGAGTTTATTGATTATTTTGTAACTTCTCTCAAGTCAGAAGATCTCAAGCTGGTTCTTGAGGCAGATTCAAATTCTGATG GCGTTAGTTCTGCTAAATTAATTGCTCAAAAATCAAAAGGAATGCCTCTTATTACCATTCCTCTCACCAAACTTGTGGACTCCAGTGCTAGTGAAGCTGTATCAAATTTATCCTTGGGCCTCTTTAAGGCATTCAAAAGTATAAAATGTTCTCTTGTAGATG TACAAGAACGCTCTGTCCAGTTGACAAACATGATGGCGGCTGAGAAG GAAAGAAATGAAACCACACAACTGGATCGACGACAAAAGTTTCAAAAAATTAGCGACTCAGAGAAAGCAGGTGTTTATAATAATGGGGCGCAAAACTCTCCAG GTAAGCAAACAGCTCGGGATACAGGTGCTGCAAAAGTTAAGAATCGTGCAATGCCAGCATATCGTAG GGCCAAAGTAAGAGGGGCTGTCTTGCGCGATAGTGATCCTGAGTCTTAG